From Virgibacillus ihumii, the proteins below share one genomic window:
- a CDS encoding ectoine synthase — translation MIVKSLENIVGTKDETSGENWTSRRFLLNKDGVGFSMNDTIIKAGTNNYFWYKNHIEAVYCIEGEGEIEDIATGEVHQLKPGTMYILNDHDKHNLRARTQMRMVCVFNPPLVGTETHNKEGYYPLLTE, via the coding sequence ATGATCGTAAAATCACTGGAAAATATTGTAGGTACTAAAGACGAAACATCAGGCGAAAACTGGACTAGCCGTCGTTTTCTGCTGAATAAAGACGGGGTCGGGTTCAGCATGAATGATACAATTATCAAGGCTGGCACAAATAATTATTTCTGGTATAAAAACCACATCGAAGCAGTTTATTGTATCGAGGGCGAAGGTGAAATTGAAGATATTGCAACAGGCGAAGTTCACCAGTTGAAGCCTGGAACAATGTATATATTAAATGACCATGATAAGCATAATTTGCGTGCACGTACGCAAATGCGCATGGTATGTGTGTTCAACCCGCCACTCGTTGGAACTGAGACACACAATAAAGAAGGGTACTACCCGCTATTGACTGAATAG
- a CDS encoding GerAB/ArcD/ProY family transporter, whose amino-acid sequence MIKAKDTVSSLMVFILITASQVGVGVLGFQSYIIKYAGHDAWMSLPIAGAGISFIIMLMYAMLNHDEQGDIVSIHSFALGKWIGTAVTTLFAAYLLTMAVVVTRTYLEIIQVWMFPHLSVWAVLLFLLPLIYYIISGEFRIVVGVSFFGVVYPSFLTLTMFFPLQYSRMSNIMPFFDHSIIEIIQSSSLAILNFMGFATLLVFYPFIQKARHSQKFAHYGNLYTTLLYTFICFVSFVYYNQAELKEIIWATLGLWKIVELPILARFEYFGIATLFFSILPNIALYTWACGRTLSRQFHISQQKITYVLLAVIFIACLFFDDRAEVGALNNLTGKAGSYFLFIYIPILFLLHWIRRKVSKNAS is encoded by the coding sequence ATGATAAAAGCCAAAGACACAGTTTCGTCACTAATGGTGTTTATTCTTATTACAGCATCACAGGTTGGGGTAGGGGTGCTGGGTTTTCAAAGTTATATCATTAAATATGCGGGTCATGATGCCTGGATGTCGCTTCCCATCGCTGGTGCTGGCATCAGTTTTATAATAATGCTGATGTATGCGATGTTGAATCATGATGAACAAGGGGATATCGTTTCCATTCATTCATTTGCCCTGGGCAAATGGATCGGGACAGCTGTTACTACTCTTTTCGCTGCTTATTTATTGACGATGGCAGTTGTTGTTACACGCACATACCTGGAAATTATCCAGGTGTGGATGTTCCCGCATTTGAGTGTCTGGGCGGTGTTATTATTTCTGCTCCCGTTGATTTACTACATTATTTCGGGCGAATTCAGAATTGTGGTCGGGGTCAGTTTTTTCGGAGTTGTTTATCCTTCGTTTTTGACTTTGACGATGTTTTTTCCATTGCAATATTCCCGTATGTCCAACATTATGCCGTTTTTTGACCATTCGATTATTGAAATTATCCAGTCCAGTTCGCTGGCAATTTTAAATTTTATGGGCTTTGCAACACTACTGGTCTTCTATCCATTTATCCAGAAGGCTCGGCATTCGCAAAAATTTGCCCATTATGGCAATTTGTATACGACGCTTCTATATACATTCATCTGTTTTGTGTCATTCGTTTATTATAATCAAGCCGAATTGAAAGAAATAATCTGGGCCACTTTAGGTTTATGGAAGATTGTGGAACTACCTATTTTGGCCCGATTTGAATACTTTGGCATTGCAACATTGTTCTTTTCTATTTTACCTAATATTGCGTTATATACATGGGCATGCGGGCGTACGCTGTCAAGACAGTTTCACATTTCACAACAAAAAATCACCTATGTTCTACTTGCGGTTATTTTTATTGCCTGTCTGTTTTTTGATGACAGGGCTGAGGTGGGGGCTTTAAATAATTTAACCGGAAAGGCAGGAAGCTATTTTCTGTTTATCTATATTCCAATCCTGTTTCTGCTGCATTGGATTCGCAGAAAGGTGAGTAAAAATGCGTCGTAA
- a CDS encoding Ger(x)C family spore germination protein: MRRKYAVILLFVAVSLVINFKMPKQVIDQILMVTVAGYDYVDEETIRGTVVTPTFLKEGQLVDLIYSDTASMIYENRSKLNRQASESLLNGKLEVVLFNKELATKGLSEYIDYLIRDPSIGTQLHLAIVEGSAKEMLSSIKARKGAGVYLSDLIEHNIRNGNLPIINLKQFSSEIASKVTDPYLPTMKLVNGVPKITGLAIFDDDKYVDKLPPEEVMLFKMLHEKMQDGQYFLETEKYNASIQNIDSSREVKVTKKNGNLKVNFTLKIDAVVREFTGRGGLKKKKEIKKTFEKDITQKSLELINDLQEKKVDPLGIEEVVKSRFRGYNKKKFEETYPTLDIDVDTIFTLSEFGTRR; the protein is encoded by the coding sequence ATGCGTCGTAAATATGCCGTTATTTTGTTGTTTGTAGCAGTCAGCCTAGTTATTAATTTCAAAATGCCGAAACAGGTTATTGATCAGATTTTAATGGTGACGGTCGCCGGCTATGATTATGTGGATGAGGAAACAATTCGAGGAACGGTTGTTACCCCCACCTTTTTAAAAGAGGGACAATTGGTTGATTTAATATATTCAGATACAGCATCCATGATTTATGAAAACAGGAGCAAGTTAAACCGCCAGGCATCCGAGTCACTGTTGAATGGGAAACTGGAAGTGGTGCTGTTTAATAAGGAACTCGCCACAAAAGGTCTGAGTGAATATATCGATTATTTAATTCGCGACCCGAGTATTGGAACACAATTACATCTTGCAATCGTTGAAGGGTCTGCCAAGGAGATGCTTAGTTCGATTAAAGCAAGGAAGGGTGCCGGGGTTTATTTGTCTGATCTAATCGAACATAATATTCGAAACGGTAACTTGCCAATTATCAACTTAAAGCAATTCAGTTCGGAGATCGCCAGTAAAGTCACAGACCCGTATCTACCGACGATGAAACTCGTGAATGGAGTGCCGAAAATAACTGGTCTGGCCATTTTTGATGACGATAAATATGTAGATAAGCTTCCCCCGGAGGAAGTCATGTTATTTAAAATGCTGCATGAAAAAATGCAAGACGGCCAGTATTTTTTAGAAACGGAAAAATATAATGCTTCCATCCAGAATATCGATTCCTCCCGGGAAGTAAAGGTTACCAAAAAGAATGGCAATTTGAAAGTAAATTTCACCTTGAAGATTGACGCGGTAGTCAGGGAATTCACGGGAAGAGGTGGATTAAAAAAGAAAAAAGAAATCAAAAAAACGTTTGAGAAGGATATCACGCAAAAATCATTGGAATTGATTAATGATTTGCAGGAAAAGAAAGTAGATCCGCTTGGAATCGAGGAAGTCGTTAAAAGCAGATTTCGAGGGTATAATAAGAAAAAGTTTGAAGAGACTTATCCAACATTGGATATTGATGTGGATACTATATTTACGCTGTCGGAATTCGGAACACGCAGGTAA
- a CDS encoding long-chain-fatty-acid--CoA ligase, translating to MFSPLTPLDWKRRAVKYYPQKTAVIDEEKEFTYKEFGERTDRLSAALHNAGVQEGDHVAVMLPNTHYMLECFYGICQLGAAMVPLNYRLRADDLEYIINHSDAKMLIVDAEFSGPIEEVAENLSLEQIVVVSVPGYDSSLESIDYEAFLDHAPANFELPDVEIDENQLMTLNYTSGTTSKPKGVMLTHRANYLNAANFMYHLDVSHDDVYLHTLPMFHANGWGGVWAITATGGTHVCLRKVDPPYILELFDKQNISLLCGAPTVVNMLINEPKVKEVDIQTKPRMATAGAPPAAALIGKAQEILGLNMIHVYGLTETSPFILYCEWKKEFDSKTADEQATIKARQGIELAFNGETKVVLPDGEEAAWNGEDIGEIVTRGNVVMEGYYKDPEKTAAAIKDGWFYTGDLAVTYPDGYIEIRDRAKDMIISGGENISSTEVEGVLYKHSSVMETAVISIPDEKWGEVPKAIIVRYPEAEVTEDEIIAFCRDNMAHFKAPKAVEFVDALPKTATGKLQKFRLREMNWDGPKKVN from the coding sequence ATGTTTTCTCCATTGACACCATTGGATTGGAAACGTAGAGCGGTTAAATATTACCCGCAAAAAACAGCGGTCATTGATGAGGAGAAGGAGTTCACTTACAAAGAATTTGGCGAACGGACTGACAGATTATCAGCAGCATTACATAACGCTGGTGTACAGGAAGGGGATCATGTTGCGGTGATGCTTCCAAATACACATTATATGCTCGAATGTTTTTATGGAATCTGTCAGCTCGGTGCTGCGATGGTTCCATTAAATTACCGGTTGCGTGCGGATGATCTCGAGTACATTATTAATCACAGTGACGCGAAGATGCTTATTGTGGATGCGGAGTTTTCCGGGCCGATTGAAGAGGTTGCAGAAAATCTTTCATTAGAGCAAATTGTCGTTGTGTCTGTTCCGGGATATGATTCGTCATTAGAGAGTATTGACTATGAAGCGTTTCTCGATCATGCTCCGGCAAACTTTGAACTACCGGATGTTGAAATCGACGAGAATCAGCTGATGACACTGAACTATACAAGTGGAACGACATCAAAGCCAAAAGGTGTTATGTTGACCCATCGCGCAAATTATCTTAATGCAGCTAATTTCATGTACCATCTTGATGTCAGCCATGATGATGTCTATTTGCACACACTGCCAATGTTTCATGCGAACGGCTGGGGTGGAGTCTGGGCAATCACAGCAACTGGAGGTACCCATGTCTGTCTCAGAAAAGTGGATCCTCCTTATATATTGGAGTTGTTCGATAAGCAAAATATTTCCTTGCTATGTGGTGCGCCAACCGTTGTCAATATGCTGATTAATGAACCAAAAGTGAAGGAAGTGGACATTCAGACAAAACCGCGTATGGCCACGGCTGGTGCCCCTCCTGCAGCGGCCCTTATCGGTAAAGCGCAGGAAATACTGGGCTTAAATATGATTCATGTCTACGGACTTACGGAAACGTCACCATTCATTCTTTATTGTGAATGGAAGAAGGAATTTGACTCGAAAACGGCGGATGAACAGGCAACCATTAAAGCGAGACAGGGGATTGAGCTTGCATTCAATGGCGAGACCAAAGTTGTTCTTCCCGATGGTGAAGAAGCAGCCTGGAATGGTGAGGATATCGGTGAGATTGTAACCCGCGGGAATGTAGTAATGGAAGGTTATTACAAAGATCCGGAAAAGACAGCTGCAGCAATTAAAGATGGCTGGTTCTATACCGGCGACTTGGCAGTGACCTATCCGGACGGCTATATTGAAATTCGTGACCGCGCCAAAGATATGATTATTTCCGGTGGTGAAAATATTTCATCGACTGAGGTGGAAGGAGTGTTGTATAAACATTCCTCTGTCATGGAGACTGCTGTTATTTCCATTCCGGATGAAAAATGGGGCGAAGTGCCAAAAGCAATTATCGTCAGATATCCCGAGGCTGAAGTAACAGAAGATGAAATTATTGCGTTTTGCCGCGATAATATGGCGCATTTTAAAGCACCGAAAGCAGTTGAATTTGTAGATGCACTTCCTAAAACTGCAACGGGAAAACTGCAAAAATTCCGGTTGCGGGAAATGAACTGGGATGGACCGAAAAAAGTTAACTGA
- a CDS encoding DUF4870 domain-containing protein: MTNSDERMFAMLIYLLSFFVPILGPLVIWLLKREESEFVDYHGKEYFNFLISYAVYGFVCTILMLILIGFVLIFIVGLMGFIFTIVALVKAYNGQKYRIPLIFRLI, encoded by the coding sequence TTGACAAACAGTGATGAGCGAATGTTCGCAATGCTGATTTATTTGCTTAGCTTTTTTGTACCGATCCTGGGTCCATTGGTAATATGGCTTTTGAAACGGGAGGAATCCGAATTCGTAGATTATCATGGAAAAGAATATTTTAATTTCTTGATTTCTTACGCTGTATACGGCTTTGTTTGTACGATTTTAATGCTTATTTTGATTGGCTTTGTGTTGATATTTATTGTCGGTTTAATGGGTTTCATCTTTACAATTGTTGCACTGGTAAAAGCGTACAACGGGCAAAAATATCGGATTCCGTTAATATTCAGGTTGATTTAG
- a CDS encoding YjcZ family sporulation protein produces MSYGGGNNFALIVVLFILLIIVGSAYVNGGGFGGFGGY; encoded by the coding sequence ATGAGTTATGGTGGAGGCAATAACTTCGCATTGATTGTCGTTCTGTTTATTCTGCTGATTATTGTAGGTTCCGCTTATGTAAATGGCGGTGGCTTCGGCGGATTCGGCGGCTACTAA
- a CDS encoding YjcZ family sporulation protein: MSESYGHGGGFYLIVVLFILLIIVGAAYVGW; this comes from the coding sequence ATGAGTGAATCATATGGCCATGGTGGCGGATTTTATTTAATCGTGGTTCTGTTTATCCTGCTGATCATTGTCGGTGCAGCATATGTCGGTTGGTAA
- a CDS encoding stage VI sporulation protein F, with protein MSDMLKKVEKKTGVNSNEIMKLAQSLNGKDLSDEKNIRRIIKQVSRMANKRVSKQTEDMIVNALKGKKKIDSSTISKML; from the coding sequence ATGAGTGATATGCTGAAAAAAGTTGAGAAGAAGACCGGTGTAAACAGCAATGAGATTATGAAACTTGCTCAATCCCTGAATGGCAAGGATTTGTCTGATGAAAAGAATATCCGCAGAATTATAAAACAAGTTTCAAGAATGGCAAACAAGCGAGTATCCAAACAAACAGAAGATATGATTGTAAATGCATTAAAAGGCAAAAAGAAGATTGATTCATCGACTATCTCCAAAATGCTGTAG
- a CDS encoding DUF421 domain-containing protein yields MLLFIGKVILIYIISIVAIRLMGKTAFAQLTAHDLTGIFFVVSLAAGPLFTKSIFHAAAGITVIVLIHITFSRLTLINKLNKPFIGQPTIVVKHGKLIEDNLKKSRFTLEELLSNLREKGYPDLAVIEFVLIEANGGISILPKQEAAPVTPKQLGIDTEFQGMPLAVIVEGKIQEQNLKLIQKNEQWLRNELRATGYTDLDRIFLATVRDHSHQLTVDTGKGEFEKNEHE; encoded by the coding sequence ATGTTGTTATTTATTGGAAAGGTGATTTTAATCTATATCATCTCGATCGTCGCTATTCGGCTTATGGGTAAAACTGCATTTGCCCAGTTAACGGCACACGATTTAACCGGCATATTTTTCGTTGTATCATTAGCAGCCGGGCCGCTGTTTACAAAAAGCATATTCCACGCGGCTGCCGGGATAACAGTTATTGTACTAATACATATTACATTTTCCAGACTTACCCTGATTAACAAGTTAAACAAACCATTCATTGGTCAGCCAACGATTGTGGTGAAACATGGGAAGCTGATTGAAGACAATTTAAAAAAATCGAGATTCACGCTTGAGGAATTGTTATCAAATCTTAGGGAAAAAGGATATCCTGACCTGGCTGTAATTGAATTTGTATTAATTGAGGCAAATGGGGGGATCAGCATTCTTCCAAAACAGGAGGCAGCACCGGTCACCCCGAAACAGTTGGGAATAGATACTGAATTTCAGGGAATGCCCTTGGCAGTGATTGTTGAAGGAAAAATTCAGGAGCAAAACTTGAAACTGATCCAAAAAAATGAGCAATGGCTGCGGAATGAATTGCGAGCAACCGGTTATACTGATCTGGACCGGATTTTTCTAGCAACAGTCCGGGACCATTCCCATCAGTTAACCGTTGATACGGGTAAAGGGGAATTTGAGAAGAACGAACATGAATAA
- a CDS encoding YjcZ family sporulation protein: MEFGPKYGAHYGGYNGGNVAGAGYNNSYGHGCGNGFTLIVVLFILLIIVGATWC; the protein is encoded by the coding sequence ATGGAATTCGGACCTAAATATGGCGCCCATTATGGAGGATATAACGGAGGAAACGTGGCCGGTGCCGGATACAACAATAGTTACGGCCACGGATGTGGCAACGGATTTACGTTAATTGTCGTATTATTTATTCTCCTTATCATAGTCGGTGCAACATGGTGCTAG
- a CDS encoding sulfotransferase domain-containing protein, producing MQKIFLHLGYHKTATTFLQQYIFPGMQKVNYIKQKDIKPDLRVLRLRRKISDEHIAKIRRHFLSFDNGQPLLISYEGLSGSPFAAKKTKKQRGILRDLRRVFPPEKFDVRIIIGIREQADLFSSLYVQYIHQGGVLTAENYLKYCENNGSIQNFEFNRYLSLIEKTFGNDSLYIMMYEHFKQDANKEMLKLLNFMGEDKIPAYNQSTGVRKSNKSYGLLQVKIARRLNRYFKSALHKEGTIPAVRIPKLGKLSPRLFLQNKLSFSLHYKKYELPDSLQQTIQERFAEENRKLAEKYQLDLPDSYLNK from the coding sequence ATGCAGAAGATATTTTTACACTTGGGCTATCATAAAACAGCAACGACATTTTTACAGCAATACATATTTCCGGGGATGCAAAAGGTCAATTATATCAAGCAAAAAGACATAAAACCTGATTTACGGGTGCTTCGGTTGAGAAGAAAAATATCGGATGAGCATATTGCAAAGATCAGGCGGCATTTTCTCAGTTTTGATAACGGCCAACCACTGCTTATTTCGTATGAAGGTTTGTCCGGAAGTCCGTTCGCAGCAAAGAAAACAAAGAAGCAGCGTGGGATATTACGGGATTTGCGCCGTGTATTTCCGCCGGAGAAATTTGATGTCAGAATCATCATCGGAATTCGGGAACAGGCGGATTTGTTCAGTTCACTTTATGTCCAATATATACATCAGGGAGGGGTTCTAACAGCGGAGAACTATCTGAAGTACTGTGAAAATAACGGTTCGATCCAAAACTTTGAATTTAATCGCTATCTGTCATTAATCGAAAAAACATTCGGGAATGACAGCCTTTATATCATGATGTACGAGCATTTTAAACAGGATGCAAATAAGGAAATGCTGAAGCTGTTGAACTTTATGGGGGAAGATAAAATTCCAGCCTACAATCAGTCGACTGGTGTGCGAAAATCAAATAAAAGTTATGGGCTATTACAGGTGAAAATTGCCAGACGATTGAACCGCTATTTTAAATCAGCGTTACATAAAGAAGGGACTATTCCAGCTGTGCGAATTCCAAAACTAGGTAAATTATCGCCACGTTTATTTTTACAAAACAAATTAAGTTTTTCCCTGCATTATAAAAAATACGAACTCCCCGATTCATTGCAGCAAACAATACAGGAGCGGTTTGCGGAAGAGAACAGGAAGCTCGCCGAAAAATATCAACTTGATTTGCCGGATTCGTATTTGAACAAATAG
- a CDS encoding spore germination protein, with the protein MKKKREERKKFRELKKVLEEFRQNDDFVEYSFEQNEFPVTMGYLKTSIDMEKLEKFVMPYLQQGEFETLEEIDQIIPVTQTLISDDVTKLKEKLIQGNLVLYPEDGSDQFMLVPIQLKKSRQISSPEVEFSVVGPKEAFIENIDTNLNLVKKRLTIPELDVQTLSVGTVTNTKVAVVSIKGIADEENVNTAIQRISDLNIDQVIDSSYIHQMIADNKNSPFPQLLDTERPDRIAAVLVEGKVAIFVDGSPHVLIGPTTLVEFFSAFEDYFLNWTLASSFRMIRLFAVFFSILVTPLYVAVLTHHFEVIPKALLGPLISSRTMVPFQPVIEAVLLELTIELLREAGARLPTKIGQTIGIVGGIVIGTAAVEAGMTSNVLLILVALAALGSFTTPVYQMGNTIRLIRFPLLLVAHVYGMFGIAVAIAYIMVHLLKLTSLGRPFLEPIFPFRYKDLKDAFIRLPFDKQNKRPFAVRPTKINRPSKKE; encoded by the coding sequence ATGAAAAAGAAGCGTGAAGAACGAAAAAAATTTCGTGAATTAAAGAAAGTGTTAGAGGAATTCAGACAGAATGATGATTTTGTGGAGTATTCATTTGAACAAAATGAATTTCCCGTAACGATGGGATATTTAAAAACTTCCATTGATATGGAGAAACTTGAAAAATTTGTGATGCCATATTTGCAGCAGGGTGAATTTGAAACCCTGGAAGAAATAGATCAGATTATACCAGTAACGCAAACACTTATATCCGATGATGTCACTAAATTGAAAGAGAAATTGATCCAGGGTAACTTGGTTCTTTATCCGGAAGACGGATCGGACCAATTTATGCTTGTTCCCATTCAGCTGAAAAAATCCAGACAAATTAGTAGTCCGGAAGTGGAATTTAGTGTTGTCGGTCCAAAAGAGGCATTTATTGAAAACATCGATACGAACTTAAATCTGGTAAAAAAAAGGCTGACGATTCCGGAGTTGGATGTTCAGACCCTATCTGTCGGAACAGTTACAAATACCAAAGTGGCTGTCGTTTCCATCAAAGGGATTGCTGATGAAGAAAATGTGAATACTGCCATTCAGCGCATTAGTGACCTTAATATTGATCAGGTGATTGACAGCTCGTATATTCATCAAATGATTGCGGATAACAAAAATTCACCTTTCCCGCAATTGCTTGATACGGAGCGTCCTGACAGGATTGCTGCAGTTCTAGTCGAGGGCAAGGTGGCCATCTTTGTGGATGGTTCCCCGCATGTATTAATCGGACCAACGACTCTGGTGGAGTTTTTCTCCGCGTTCGAAGATTATTTTCTAAACTGGACGCTGGCATCATCATTCCGCATGATTCGGTTGTTTGCGGTTTTTTTCTCAATTCTGGTTACACCATTGTATGTAGCGGTGCTGACACATCATTTTGAGGTTATCCCAAAGGCATTATTGGGACCGCTGATCAGTTCACGAACAATGGTTCCGTTCCAACCTGTGATTGAAGCAGTTTTACTGGAACTGACAATTGAACTGTTAAGGGAAGCGGGTGCACGTCTGCCGACTAAAATCGGGCAGACCATTGGTATTGTTGGCGGTATTGTAATCGGGACTGCGGCAGTTGAAGCAGGGATGACAAGCAATGTCTTGTTAATTCTGGTGGCACTGGCCGCACTTGGTTCCTTTACAACACCGGTATACCAAATGGGCAACACCATTCGGTTGATTCGATTTCCACTGCTTCTTGTTGCACATGTATATGGGATGTTTGGTATTGCCGTTGCTATTGCGTATATAATGGTTCATTTGTTAAAGCTAACTTCATTGGGAAGACCTTTCCTTGAGCCGATTTTTCCATTCCGGTATAAGGATTTGAAGGATGCGTTTATCCGTTTGCCATTTGATAAGCAAAATAAACGTCCATTCGCAGTCCGCCCGACTAAAATCAATCGTCCGTCAAAAAAAGAGTAA
- the uraA gene encoding uracil permease gives MNQNEIQVDERLPFLQSLPLGLQHLFAMFGSTVLVPLLFGVDPATILFMNGIGTLLYIFITKGKIPAYLGSSFAFISPVFVVLGQYAGGRGYSYVLGGFLAVGVILCLVALIIKVAGTGWIDVIFPPAAMGAIVAVIGFELVPTATEMAGWIAPADADGSWTMDPETALVSFLTLAITIICWVTLRGFLKIIPILIGIIFGYVIAFMFGIVDFSKVQEAAWIAMPTYYQMKIDWSAIMVIIPAALVIIPEHIGHLFVTGNIVKKDLTKDPGLDRSLMGNGISTIISSFFGSTPNTTYGENIGVLAITKVYSTWIIGMAAVIAIVLSFCGKLAALISSIPTPVMGGISLLLFGIIAASGIRMLVESQVDYNKSQNLILTCVVLVIGISGATIQLGSVALTGMGLATIVAIILSLFFKVLDLLKLSNE, from the coding sequence ATGAATCAAAATGAAATTCAAGTCGATGAACGATTGCCGTTTTTACAAAGTCTTCCCCTCGGTCTGCAGCACCTGTTTGCCATGTTTGGTTCAACAGTGCTCGTCCCTTTGCTGTTTGGTGTTGATCCGGCAACAATTCTGTTTATGAACGGTATCGGGACTTTACTGTATATTTTTATTACAAAAGGGAAAATCCCTGCTTATCTGGGATCCAGTTTTGCATTCATTTCCCCCGTCTTCGTTGTACTGGGACAATATGCGGGCGGCCGAGGCTATAGTTATGTTTTAGGAGGATTTCTGGCTGTCGGGGTTATTTTATGTCTTGTCGCATTAATCATTAAAGTGGCAGGTACAGGGTGGATCGATGTTATTTTTCCACCGGCTGCAATGGGAGCGATTGTGGCGGTCATCGGGTTCGAACTTGTACCTACAGCAACCGAAATGGCCGGCTGGATCGCACCGGCTGACGCGGATGGTTCCTGGACTATGGATCCTGAAACAGCACTCGTCTCCTTCCTAACACTAGCGATTACTATTATTTGCTGGGTGACATTGCGCGGCTTTTTGAAAATCATCCCAATTCTAATCGGAATTATCTTTGGATATGTGATTGCATTTATGTTCGGCATTGTCGATTTTTCAAAAGTGCAGGAAGCTGCCTGGATTGCCATGCCGACCTACTACCAGATGAAAATTGACTGGTCAGCTATCATGGTCATTATCCCAGCGGCGCTTGTCATCATACCGGAACATATCGGGCACTTATTCGTAACTGGCAATATTGTCAAAAAAGACCTGACCAAAGATCCCGGGCTGGACCGTTCATTAATGGGGAATGGTATTTCCACCATAATTTCAAGCTTTTTTGGGTCAACCCCTAACACAACTTATGGAGAAAATATTGGCGTACTGGCAATCACCAAGGTATATTCAACCTGGATTATCGGGATGGCCGCCGTGATTGCAATCGTGCTGTCATTTTGCGGGAAGCTTGCAGCACTCATCTCATCCATCCCAACACCGGTCATGGGCGGCATTTCCTTGTTATTATTCGGGATTATCGCAGCCAGTGGTATCCGGATGCTTGTCGAATCACAGGTTGATTATAATAAATCACAAAACCTGATTCTGACCTGTGTCGTTCTTGTGATCGGCATTAGTGGCGCAACTATTCAACTGGGGTCGGTTGCCTTGACCGGCATGGGCCTGGCAACAATTGTGGCCATCATTCTCAGCCTGTTTTTTAAAGTGCTGGATCTGCTGAAGTTGTCAAACGAGTAA
- a CDS encoding SDR family oxidoreductase produces MAKLTGKTAVVTGASSGIGAEIAIHLAAEGANVVLAARRKNKLDDLVGSINQKESGKAIAVETDVTNKDEVDLLAEKAVNTFGEIDVYVNNAGLMLLSMVQKGHVDEWDQMIDVNIKGVLYGINSVLPKMLERKTGHLVNVSSVAGHEVSKVNSVYSATKFAVRALSMGLEKELARTGVRVTNISPGAVDTDLASRGTDEELINKVKESNRKLKSEDIARSVVYAVTQPDYVNVNEITVRPV; encoded by the coding sequence ATGGCAAAATTAACGGGGAAGACAGCAGTAGTTACCGGAGCGAGCAGTGGAATCGGCGCAGAAATTGCAATACATCTGGCAGCGGAGGGTGCGAACGTTGTACTGGCTGCCCGCCGTAAAAACAAGCTCGATGATCTTGTCGGTTCAATTAATCAAAAAGAATCCGGCAAAGCAATAGCAGTTGAAACGGATGTAACAAACAAGGATGAGGTGGATTTGCTTGCTGAAAAAGCGGTTAACACCTTTGGCGAGATTGATGTTTATGTGAACAATGCTGGTCTGATGCTTCTGTCGATGGTTCAAAAAGGACATGTTGACGAGTGGGATCAAATGATTGATGTAAATATTAAAGGCGTATTGTATGGCATTAATTCGGTTCTGCCGAAAATGCTGGAGCGGAAAACCGGTCATCTTGTCAATGTTTCATCTGTTGCAGGACATGAAGTTTCCAAGGTTAATTCAGTTTATAGCGCGACAAAATTTGCTGTCCGGGCCTTGTCGATGGGGCTCGAGAAAGAGCTGGCCAGAACCGGAGTCAGGGTAACAAATATTTCCCCTGGAGCGGTTGATACGGATCTTGCTTCAAGGGGCACCGATGAAGAGTTAATCAATAAAGTGAAGGAAAGCAACAGAAAGCTCAAGTCAGAAGATATTGCCCGGTCTGTTGTATATGCAGTGACACAGCCTGATTATGTGAATGTAAATGAGATAACCGTCCGGCCGGTGTGA